GAGAGGCCGGTTATTTTTTGGATTTAGGGGGAGAAGAAATGGCTGTTTCCATTATTAACGGCAATGTTCTTGAGGCGCAGGCGGATGCACTGATCCTAACTATTGACGGTGCTCGCAAAGGGATGGAAGGGAATATTGCGCGTCAGTTTTCAAGGAAATGGCCAGAGGTTTGGGCAGAGCTTGAGGATGAAATATCATATCCGCTGCCCTTGGGGCAGGTATTTGATTATGAGCCTGTATCTGAATGTCCATTTAAGCTTCTGTTGATTGCCTCGACATTAGTTCATATGGGAAATCTTACAGAATATTATCTCAAGGGTATCGTCAGGACTGCATTTGAGGAGGCGCTAACAAGAGCTGCAGAATACAATGTAAGCAAAGTTGCATCGGCCGTAATGAGCGGCGGATGGCGACTGAAACCACAGGCCGCCTTTCTCTCAATGACGGATGGATATGAAAGCGCTACCCGGAACGGAAGCAAAATCGGCATAGAGATCTATTTGCCAGATCAACAGCAGTATTTGCATATAAAGGCCCTTGCAGAAAGCATGGGATGGAGGTAGGGGTGTCAAGGAAACATGAAGACGGAGAAAATGCATTACCTTTCAGGCGTTAGAGGTTACATTTCCTGATCTTCTCCTCCAAGATACTCCGTTTCGTCGCATATCGTTCCCTTGATACCCTGATAATGGTTGCAGCATTCTTCTCAGTATCTCGCAGGCTATCCGGGGGCAGCGTTATTGCCGAAAAAGCATTCCCTGCGATTCCATCGATCATCAGTCTGAGATAGACATGATATTTGGGCAAGTTACAGAAGTCGTCTTCTACGAAAGTCCCCAGTTCCTTTTCCAACCGTTCTGCATCCTCTGCCCCTACCCTGAAAGAGATAATCGTTCCACAATTGCCGAATATGGCATTTTTCACTTTATCCTCGACCTGCTCGATGTACTGATTTGCCAGAATAAGATTCAGCCGGTATTTCCTGGCCTCACTTAAGATATTGGCAAAGGATTCAGTCGCAAAGTTTTGAAATTCGTCAGTATACACATAGAAGTCTTTTCGCTCTTCTTCCGGAGTATCCACTCTCCCCATGGCTGCCAACTGTATTTTCGTTATCATCATCGCCCCGAGCAGGGCTGAATTGTCTTCCCCGATCCTTCCTTTGGAGAGATTCATTATCAGTATTTTCTGGCTGTCCATAATCTCTCTCACATTAAAGGAGCTCTTTGGTTGGCCGAAGATATTCCTGATTAGGTGGCTGGACAGGAACTGTCCGACCTTGTTCTGGACTGGTGCTATCGCTTCCTCACGATAACGATCATTCCACTTGTCAAAGGTTTTCTGCCAAAAGGCTCTGACTACCGGATCTTCAAGCTCTGAGGCGACCTGTTTTCTGAAAGCTTCGTCCCGCAACATGCGCTGAACTCCCAAAAGAGTGGAATTGGATGTCTCCAGCAAGGCCAGGAGAGTGTTGCGTAAGGTATCTTCCAGTCGTGGTCCCCAGCTGTCATGCCAGATCTTCTTAAAAACTCCGATAAGGCCTGAAGCGGTCAAATGTCTCATTTCAGGGCCGATGTTCTCCATAGGATTAAAGGCTATCGGATAGTCCTGATCGGAAGGATTGAAGTAAATAACGTCATTGATTCGGCTTGATGGAATTGCTTTTAACAGTTTTTCGGCAGTATCCCCATGAGGATCAATATAAGCCACCCCATGGCCTTTCCTGATATCCTGAATGGCCATAGTCTCTAAAAGATTCGTCTTTCCCATGCCTGTTTTGCCGATAATATACATATGCCTTCTCCTGTCATCCTGCTTAATGCCGAACTTCTTTTGCTCGTTTCTGAAGTTTGTTTTTGCAAAAAAGGTAATTTCTGCCATGGCGATATGATTAATTGGTTAAAAATAGAGGGCATACCTGTTAGGGATGCCCTCATGAGTTTCAGACCTTCAAGATCCTGATAAAGGTCTGCAGGTTCTTTACTGCCTGCATGGCTATTTCGTCAAGGTTCTTGCTCTCAGAAGAGAACGATACATATTTGCACTTGTTGAGTAGTGCAAAATGGGCCGCAGAAAGATAAGGCAGTCCGAAATTGCATACTGCCTGCTGCCCGCGGGAGATGAGTTTCACGCAGTCCAGCATATCAGTGGTGAACTGGACTTCCTGTTCCGTATCGATACGGCTGAAGTTGTAGAGATACAGCTCAGGGTTAAAGGAATTATGGAAGACCTGTCTTCCGTCCTTTATCCTGATCCCGTAGTAGGCTATTTTGCTGCCGAGTTCATCAAATACAGTAAAGGCGACGCACCCTGACAGCATAGTCTTTCCCTTTGGCCTGCCGATTCCCAAAGAACTTGCCGTCTCCGCAGATATCCCCTGAAGCTCAAGATACCTGTCGTATTCGAGGTCATAAGAAATGCTGATCGGCTTTTCAATCCTGGAAGCAGGATATGCAACTGCTTTCTCGATCAAAAGTGCCTTGGCTTCGTCCCAGCTCATGACCTTTGTCTCCATGAGCAGAGATATTATCTGTCCTGACCCTTTACAACCAGGACAGTACCAGACATTTTTCTTGTCTCCGTAAGCCCTGATTACAGCCTTTCCTTCCTCACATTTGGTGCAGGGGTAGTGGACATAAGCCCCTGATTGCCCTCCTTCAACTCCGATAACGGTAAGCGCCTTCATGGTATCAATTGCCTGCAACGTCTCGAGATACTTCATGTCTCCTCCTTTGGTTGGGTTGATTGTTATTACTAAGGACCGCGTAATACGGTCCCTGCAAGGAACAGATTGAACGATGGAAATAATCTGAAAGGTCTGGGGAAAGAACTTTGTGCGTATATATTTAACGAGCGGAATTTCGGGATAACCCCAGCCGCCTCTTTGGGCGGCCAGGGTTAAAGAGTGTCGGTCCTTTAGGTTGATGTTTTGCTCTGCACCAGCTCAGACATCAACCGTCATCACGTTGTGCAGTCCCTATCACAGTTAAGCTATCTACCCTAAGGTAGAAGAGTTTCTGTCCCTATCTCTTGGACATCAATGATGACCGGCGCTTCCGGCATGGTGACCGTAAGCATTGGTAGGACCCCAAAATAAACCAGAACAGTCCTGATCTGCTCTGGGCTCCTACCACTTTTTAATAGACAGAAAAGTCTTATATCTGAACTTCAAAGCCTTTATGATTAAAAATCTTTCCGTTTTGTAAAAAACCGGAATAGGTTGCCCCCACAATTCTGTTTGGCTTCCTTCGTAAGGTCTTTCTCACTATTTCGAATAGTTTCTCAAGTCGGGCTTTTTCGCCCTCCGGGCTGTCATAGCGATGTCGCATAAAGAAGATCACCCGGTACGCTCCATGTCCTGAATAATTCTTTTGGATCTTCTCGATCAACTGGTCGTCGTTCATATGTCCATTGTCAAACTCGAAATAGAGATTTTCCATATGAGCATCAGGGTTTTCCCTGATCCATCTGACAGACAGTTGTTCAATACCACCAAGGTTTCTGTCATGCAGAAACTTGGCAAGGCAGTCCCTCAGTTGGTTGTCATGAAGGAAGTGATGGTTTCCCACATCCTTCTTCTTTGTGCAGGGACTGCCATAAACTGCATGGTTACCCTGATCATGCAGTTTCTTTAGACGCATTACCCTCTTGGTTCTGGTCATCTTTTCGAGCTCGGTTCTGATGACTGCAGCCCCGCTGGTCGTAATACATAGAAAAATATACGGGACGAGGGGGCCTGGGGCAACTCCCCAGCTCGGAAGTTTATGATGTCCTGCGTCTAAAGTTCCGAGCTGGGGAGTTGAACATCGAGAGTTCACTCGCCAGGTCTCCCTCTGTCCCTATTAGAAATGGCTTATTGCCGGCCCATATTACTGTGACCGGGCATGCTTGATGTTCTGAAAATTAAAATAGTGTGAGGTATTACGGTAAGGTCTGAATATACCCCTATCTAAAGGTTGCTTATTTTAAAAAGGAAGGGGAAAGTCATTGCCTTCCCCTTGAAATGTTCTACGTGTTTCCGGTCTGTTTTAGTTCCGAAGATTTGTCATCGGCCTTCAGTTCTTCGATAACTGCCTGTCTGCCGATCTCCCTCAAAGGCCTCAGTTCGCATCCGAAACGGGCGATTGCGATCCGCTGCAGTTCCTCGTTCTTCAGATTGTCGTATTGCCAGCCCATCGTCACCTCCTAATAGGGCAATGGTTCTCCGTGGAGCCAGTCATTAAAGCGTTCGGCTATCGGCATTGTCACCTTCTTTTCGTCGATGGTGGCGTTATACTGCTGCCAGCCTTCATAGCACGGCACGATCTTGACGATTGCACCATTTGAGAGGCCAACCTTGACCATTCTTTCACTTTTCTTTGTCTGCCCGATAAACTTTAGGTATCTGATATAGATATTCATGGAAACCTCAGTTTTCTGTGATCGCGGCATGAAGCGATATATGCTTCTCCATAATCACGATCGGCGGGCAGGATTTCAATGCCTCGGTGCAGGCGTTGTAAAAGCTCCACATTGTCCGGGGTCTGAAATCGTCATAGGAGGGCGTGAGCCATTCCTTCTTTACGACCGGCAACTGTCGAGGTGTAAGGATACCGTGTCCGAACATCAGACCTATCATCTTGAAAGCCTCGGTGTTGTCGATCATCCTTCCCTTCATGGTCTCTGAATCCTCGACGATCTTCCGGAAATTCTGCTGGCTCCGGTACAGCGTCGAAATTGCTGCGTCTTCAAGTCCCTGCCAGACGTTCGCGGTATGCTTTCGCATGATCGTGATGTCTCCTGTAAGGGCAAGGTTATCGCAAACGAATACCTGTGCGCCGATGGCAATACCAATTGCCATGCTCTTGTCATAGGAATTCCTGAATCCTATGGAGAGCCCAAGCTCTGTATGGTCGTTCCTGAATGCCAGGACTCCGAACATCTGCTGCCCGTCCCTCGCAAGGGCATACTGCTCATTTGAGAGCGTGAAGCCTTTGAGAATATCTCTTCCGATGGTCGAAAGCGTATCCGCAAGGTTGTTGTGAGGCACCGGGATATAACTGTCCGTGGCCTCTGGTACCGGGACAAGTGCAAGATCGTCCCTTGTTACGATCTGTCCTCCTCTGTGAACAAGTAATGACATGTTGTAAACCTCCTATCAGTGGATTTCCAGACAGAAATAGTCTGGGATTAGGGAAAGCTGGTTTTCATCAATTCCGGGGGCCTCTGTTATAAGAAGCCCCTCCTCCTTTACCTCTATCCGATAACCTGAGACAGATAGCCTTGAGATGTTGTTTGCTTCAAGATACGTCGCTATACTGAACTCAAGATCGGGCAGTTCACCGGCAAGCCTTCGCCGGTGGTACAACTTGCGCACCAACCGCGACAGCTCTGTTCGTGTCATCGACTGCATCCTCCAATGCTTTGTGAATGATCTGGTTGACTAACCTTGTCATAGGGATCTTCATTTCCTTAGACCTTCTGTAGAGAACCGGGATGTACTGCTCTGATATTTTGGGGCTATACATTTTCACCTCGCTTTCTATTTGGGAATTTATAGATATCCCTTTTCTTTGAGTGATACATAGCCATCTCCTATGATCACGTGGTCCAATACTGCAATCCCGATAATCTCTCCGGCCCCTTTGAGGTTTTCAGTTATCGAAATATCATCGCGGCTTGGTGTCGGATCTCCTGATGGGTGGTTGTGAATCAGCAACAAGGAAGCTGCTGAAGAGAGCAATGCGGTTTTGAATACTTCCCTTGGATGGATAAGAGAGCCGGTCATGGTCCCTGCTGATACCCTGTCTATGCAGAGTATTCTGTTTTTTACGTCCAAATGCAGAGCAATAAAGTGCTCCTTTGTCTCCTGTTGCAAAAAACTGAACAGGCTAAAAACTGTTTGAGCATCACTGATGATTTTTGAAACGTATTGCTCAGTTCCCTCCTGGATGGTCAGTTTTTCATAGACTGCCTTGATTACTTTGAAGTGTGTAGTGCGGCTGTTTTCTAAAAGAACTTTCGGCATACCTCCTCCTAATAGCAGCTGTGGCAATAGGTCTGGATTCTCCCTCCGCCTATTGATACGATGATGAGTGTGTTGGCCAGGTTATGGCCGACGGTGCAGAAATGTCCGCAATCGAGCCTGATTCTGTTGCCTGACAGAAGCAAGGCCAGATCACTGCTTGCAATCTCTTTGCTCATGGTTTTCACCTCCTTTTGGTTTTAATACCCTGATTGCCGGAGACAATATGAAGGAAAGGCGCAAACGTGCGACTGGCGTGGAATCAGAAAATAGATTTCCTTGACTGTCAAGACCGATCAATTGGCCCCGGCAATCAGGGTATTAGAGGAGGGTTATAGAAGAAGATTTGAATACGTCTTAGTTCATACAGGCAAGGCGGGATTATATTTCACTTTTTTTCATTTGGGGTCTTGACAGGATTTTCGGGCTTATTAAAGCGCCAAGGGGCGGAGAAGAAGTGACATACTTTTCCTCCGCCCCGTCTGGCAATCCTAATGAACCTTAATTTTTGAGAAGAGCCGCTTCTTGATCCGGCATTCTGGACAGGTGCCCAGTATGTTGCTACCCTGATCTTCTGTTTTATTCCAGATCAGTCCGCACTCCTGGCAGACACCTGTTTTAGGCATATAAGGCTCATTATGATCGGCGTGTTTCTCTTCACCGGCAAATGCCAGTGAAAGGGCCTGGGCTACTGCTGTCTCTTCTGCTCCTTCCAGAACATAAGTCTTCCGAAAGATAAATCGACTCTCCGAAAGTGCTGGAGCATGCCCAGTGAAGAAACGGGCTGGATTTGCAACGTCCGGGGTGACTGTTGCCCGGTAGAATGGCCATCCGAGCATCTCGACCTGTTCGGTCCAGATGCAGCCATTGGGGTGCTGCTTGTTAAAGAACATAAGCCTTTCGGCTACCGGCAGTGTTTGTTTTGTTTTTGTTTCTGTTTTTGTCTTAGGGGGTTGTTCCTGAGACATAACATTTGGGATTAATGATTAACTATGGACAGTAGCACACTGGCAGAATCTGTCAAGAGGAGGAGAATGAATTGAGGAGGAGAATGAATAAAAAGAAGGCCGAGCTTCAGTGAGCCTCGGCCAAGCTTTGAGGATGCAATATCTACTTTTCTTTTCTGACGCCCTTGAATGGCTTATCATCAGCCTTCTGGTCTGCAAAGCGGCCGGTGTCGCTATCACGCTTTATCCAGCGGTCGTTCTGCGGATTGTGCGTCTGACTACGATCTTTTACAGCACCGATACGATGACCGTCCCCATAGGGTTTGTTTTTTGCCATTGATTAGCACCTCCTTTTTTATATGATTTCTTCGTCGCCTGCATCTACGTCTTCACTGCTGGCTTCCAGATCGAGCATCTTGATCTCCGGAAGGGATGAACCGATGATACCCTGCATATCTCCGTACATCCCTGAAGTGCTCATGATTACCTTTTCAATCTGACGCTCTCGTTTCGCCCACATTTTTGTTGTCGCCCGTTTTTCCTTATCAAGGTCCGCTTTTATGGTAACGAACGCCTCAACAATGGCCTCGACTTTATGTCTGAAGGACGGACCTGATAGATAGTTGTAAAGAAGTTCCATTTTTTCGTCCTTATTTGTAATCGATAACGTCGCCTGATTGACCTGTATCAAGGTAGACCTAAGGAGTGCTGCTACATGGGTGGCGATGGCCGGGGTGGTTACCCATATTCCTTCGACTTCGCCAAAGGTATGCATACCTTTTGGGAGTGCCTCCGTAACGATGACAGCGATCTCCGCTCTCACTTCTCTCTGATCGTTTTTCAGCTTTTCGATCCATCCGTCGCTCCAAGCCTTTGTCCTCTTTGTCTCCCATATGATGGTTCCGCAATTCTGACCTGCGGAACTTATCACCCTTTGAAGGATGTCGGCGCCTCTCATGCCTTTTGACACCGGCTCGACACAATCGAATGGAAAGCAGGTTTTCAGCAGCACCTCAATGTCCAGTTCCAGCACCTCGCCCTGTGTCTGCATTGAACCTTGTTCAGCCTTCCTCTTGAGATCATCTATTGTTTTTCGCATGTCATCAAGCTGTTTGTCTTTTTCAAGATCCTTCATCCTGTGATTCTCGGTAAACTGCTCTACAGCCTTATCTCGAATCTTCTCTCGTTCCTCATCTATCTTCCTGGCCACCTCCAGCTCAAGACTTTTCTGACGATCATCGAGTTCTCTTGCCTTCTTCCTGAGTTCCAGTTCGTTATTCTGAGATTCTTTCAGTCTCTGGTCTTTTGATGCAATTTGCCCTTGAAGATCCTTGAGTTCCAACTTCATGGCAGATTCAGCCTCTGCCTTCGCGGTTTGCCTCAGCTTTGTCTCTTCAATCTTCAGCTGCTCCGCCACCTGCTGAGCTACCGTGTTTCTTGCGACCTCGATTTCTCTGAGCTGTCCTGCAACCTGCTTCTCCCTTTTAGTGATGGCGAGTTCTCGCTCACGCGCTTCAATCTCAAACTCTTTCTGCAGCCCCTCCCTAATCTGGTGAGAGAGTGTTTCTGTCAGCGGTATTTCTTTGTTGCAATGGGGACATAGAATTGTCTGTTCCACTTTATTCATCCTCCTATGCCGCCATCTTCAGTGGGGGCATAACCTCTTCAACATCATCAGGTTTCTTTGTTCCATAAATGACCCAGTCTGCTGCAATGCGTCCATACGTCTGAAGGCAGCTGATAATTCGGTCATCAGCCTCAATACCTTCAATATGCAAATGATCCTCGACATCTTCGTTAAAATAGGCATAACTTACATACCTCTCAATACAAGCTTCTTCGGAGAAATCTAACTCTTCCATCCTGACCTCCTCATCAGTACACGCGTATTCCTCTTTCTTCGCACAGTCTGCAATGGAATGCTAGGGGCCTGATTTCCAATATATTGATTTTGTCAGTGGTAGTCTCTCTCTTCTCCATATGAACGCAGAGTGTGTAATAGATCTCTTCCGGAAAGATGTCACTCCCACAGGAGCTGCATCTGATATCGCTGGTATTTTTAGTTCCCTTCGTTGTTGATAAGGTTAAGTCGATCATGCCATATGCATTGCAAAGGTAATGCCAGGATCGAAAAACAGCCAATGTTTGGCATTTAACGAAAATAACCTATTCATTTATAAGAGTTTTCGCTGGAACGTTTTGAGTCTGGGATTCTTGGCCATGTTCTTTAATATGATGTTTATGATAATAATTATTGTAATTAACAAGATTATTTGTGTAATATTCAGCATGATTAATAAAGTCTTATTTGCTTGGATAGGCAAAACCGACCTGCGAGCCTCGCTGGGGGAACTGGGGGATGGGCTTGGACCAATCGGCCAGGCTGTCAGCAAGCGCTCTTTTTCCTGTATTGCCCTTATCTCAAATTACAAAAAGGAAGAAGAAAAGCATTTTATAGATTGGCTTAAAACGAAGACATCTGCTCTTGTCCTTAGACATCATGTGGAATTATCCAGCCCTACAGACTTTAAAGAGATTTACGAGTCTGCTACAAATACTATAAATGAAGTAAAAATGAGACTCGGGTCAAAAGAAATGCAGCCAACTTATCACCTAAGCCCCGGCACACCAGCTATGGCTGCGGTATGGATACTTCTCTCAAAGACATCACACCCCGCTGAACTTATAGAATCTTCACAGGAGAAGGGAGTAAAGACCGTATCCCTACCTTTCGAGATATCGGCTGATTATGTTCCCGATATTCTGAAGCCCGCTGACGATGAAATTCTTAAGCTTACCCAAGGCCTACCTCCTGAGTCTCCTGAGTTTGGGGCAATCATTCATCGCTGCAAAGAGATGAAGCGAGTTATCGCTCAAGCACGAAGGCTTGCTGTCCATGATGTCCCTGTTCTTATACAGGGAGAATCCGGCACTGGCAAGGAGCTTTTCGCTCGTGCTATTCATACGACAAGTCCAAGGATGGCTAATCCCTTTGTTGCAGTCAACTGTGGATCAATACCGCCTGAGCTCGTAGAGTCTGAGTTTTTTGGTCACACAAAAGGTGGCTTTACGGGGGCGATTTCCGATAGGAAGGGCTATTTTTCTGCCGCTGATGGAGGCACCCTTTTCCTTGATGAAATCGGAGAGTTGCCCCTTCCTGCACAGGTAAAGCTTTTGAGAGCAATACAAGAAGGCATGATCACTAAGGTCGGCTCCAGTAAGACGGAGTCTATTAATGTAAGAATCATCGCAGCGACCAACCGAAACCTTATAGAAGAGGTTGCATCAGGGAGATTCAGGGAAGACTTATTTCACCGTATTGCCGTTGGCGTACTGTATCTACCGCCACTTAGAGACCGTCACGGAGATCTTAACCCAGCTATCGAGCACATCCTTGAAAGTATTAACCGAAAGTTCGAGGATAGGCCAGGCTGGAAACATAAGAATATTTCTGCAGGCGCAAGAAATCTTATGCACCAACACCCTTGGCCAGGCAATGTCAGGGAACTCTATAATACTCTTTCGCGGGCTGCTATCCTGATCGCAGGTGAGACAATAGAAACTGACGATATCCGTGAGGCATTATTCCCTGTGAGCAGTTCTCAAAATAACCAAGAAAAAATGCTAAATCGCAATCTGGGCAACGGTTTCAGCCTGCCTGACATGCTTTCAGATGTGGCGCGTCACTATTTGAAAAGAGCGGTTGTGGAAAGCAAAGGAAATAAGACAAAGATTGCCTCGCTGTTAGGCTTATCAAACTACCAGACGGCAAGTAACTGGTTAAAGAAATATGGGATCGAGGAGTGATGGCACGACGATTGCTTTATAATCAATTATCATGGAGAACAGTCATCAATGAATGAAAAAGAGACGTGCAAGCAGATAATTGAACCGGCACTGCAGAATGCTGGCTGGGATTTAGAAGCACAGCTACGCATAGGTCCGGGTCGCGTCAATCTCACTGGCGAAACACTTACTTCAATGTACGATGAGACGCAGGCAATTATTGCAGACTATCTCCTTCGATATCGTGGTATCCCTCTCGCCATTTTGGAAGCTAAGGCAAAGTCTGAAGACGCGGCCGACGGCATGCAACAGGCATCACGCTACGCGCACCGCTTATTAATTCGTTTCTCGCTTGCCTCTAACGGACATCATTGGATTCTTACTGATAACGATACCGGAAAATACGAAACGCTAACAACCCCACCTACACCTGAAGACATAGTTGGGCGAATGGGTGTCAACATAGACTGGGACCGGTGGGCAAGTTCCTTTATTGCTGGCCTTCATGTTGACCAGGTTTCTCGCAAAAAGGTCCGCCCATATCAGGAAATGGCGATTGCAAAAACACTATGGCAATTTGCGCAGGGCAATCCACGTGCCCTTTTGTTGATGGCAACAGGCACAGGCAAGACATTCACTGTATTTCAGCTCATTTGGAAGATGCTGAACAGCAATGCTCTTAAACGTCAGCATATCCTATTCCTTACCGACCGGAACAGTCTTAAAGATCAGGCCTATCGGGCATTTGCTGCTTTTTCGGCGGACGAACGGGTCACTATTGATAAGGAAACTATATCTCAGGGCCAGCATCTTGTCGGCAAGATTTTCTTCGCCAACTATCAGAATCTCGATGAGGAGTTAAATGGCAAAAAGCTCTATGAATACTACGATCAGGATTTCTTCGATCTTGTCGTAATTGATGAGTGCCATCGGTCGGGTTTCGGTGACTGGTTTGGCGTGCTGGAGCATTTCAGCGGTGCACTTCAGCTCGGACTGACTGCTACGCCGCGAGAACTGGAAGAAGCCAGCCGGCCGCTGACCGCTGAAGAAAAACGGCGAGACACTTATGATTACTTTGGTGAGCCTATTTATATCTACAGCCTGAAACAGGCTATTGAGGATGGCTATCTTGTTCCTTATCTACTGGAAGAACGTATTACTAATGTTGATGAGGCTGGCTACACCGGTCCTGACGGCAAGCACTATACAACTGCAAACTTTGAACGCGATATTCGTATGCCTGACCGGACAAAGGCGATCGCTGAAGATCTTTGGGAAATTTCTGGAAAGTATGGGCTGCGCGATGATAAAACAATTATATTCTGTGTCGACGACACTCACGCAGCATTCATGGCCCAGGAGTTACGCCGCCTCTCCGGCGATAATGACTACGCAGCTCGTATCACTCGGGCTGAACGAAATAGCCATCAGCTTGAGCGCAATTTTGCGATTGTTGGTCCCAGTAATCCGCGTGTTGCAGTTACTGTGGATCTTTTGACTACCGGTTATGATGCCCCTGATGTAAAAAACATTGTCTTTGCGAGACCGCTGCGCAGTTCAATTCTCTACAAACAGATGAAGGGACGCGGCACCCGCCTTTGCGAGGACATTAATAAGCGCTACTTCACTATTTTTGACTATTCGGGTGCAAGTCAACTTGAAGATGCCGAGTTCGATGGACATCCTGCCAACCAACAAAAGGGAACGCTGCCAAAGTCCAAACCCAAAAAGAAGAGTGAAGACTCAGCTCCTAAGCCGGTGGGGGAAGGTGTCTCAGTCATCATTTCGGCTACAAATCGATACATCTGCCTTGCAGATGGCCGTAAGATTCCCTTTGAGGAATACACTGAGCAGTCCCGAGAGTTCATCTTGGATGTGTCTACTAAAAGCATCGATGAATTGTTATCCATCTGGATTGACAAGAAAAGTCGTCAGGAGCTTCGTGAAGAGTTACGCGATCATGATATATATCCATCGGCTTTTCGTCATTACCTGGAATTGCCGCAGACTGATGATGTCGATATTCTTGCCAAGATTGGATTTGACCTGGTCCGTGTTCCTACCCGCCATCAGAGGGTAGACAGGTTCTGGCAGAAGGATAAAGCATGGCTGCTTTCCCACTTTGGGATGGCACTTCCTAAAACAGCAGAGATCATTCCTTTTCCAAAACCGAATCCGGTTTCTCTTCCTTTGGCTGCCGAAGCTCCGGCAATCTACAAAACAGATGGTCAGCATAAACTTGAATTCTGGGAAACCGCGTTGGACCATTATGCACTTTTCGGAATAGACGACCTGGAGCAAGCGCGCACCTACGGCGCACCCCAGTTTGTCGATCAGTTCGGCAGCTTTCAGTCACTGACCCGCCATTACGGCGGTGCTCAATTATTAAAAACAGACTTAGAGGCAGTAAAAAAACATCTCTATGTCCCAATGAAGGCATAATTAAGGAAGGCTCAAAATAATGACCAAGAAGATAGATCATCGTCGTCAGGAAGTCCAGCAAATCGTCAAGAATGCCTGCGACCAGCTTAATGCAGAAGGCGTGGATGCACGCAATTATGTGGAGCAGCTGGCCTGGCTGTTTTTCCTAAAGGCATTTGATGAGGCTGAAGCGCGTCGCGAGGAAGAAGCATCCTTTGATGATA
This sequence is a window from Nitrospirota bacterium. Protein-coding genes within it:
- a CDS encoding type IV secretion system DNA-binding domain-containing protein, giving the protein MAEITFFAKTNFRNEQKKFGIKQDDRRRHMYIIGKTGMGKTNLLETMAIQDIRKGHGVAYIDPHGDTAEKLLKAIPSSRINDVIYFNPSDQDYPIAFNPMENIGPEMRHLTASGLIGVFKKIWHDSWGPRLEDTLRNTLLALLETSNSTLLGVQRMLRDEAFRKQVASELEDPVVRAFWQKTFDKWNDRYREEAIAPVQNKVGQFLSSHLIRNIFGQPKSSFNVREIMDSQKILIMNLSKGRIGEDNSALLGAMMITKIQLAAMGRVDTPEEERKDFYVYTDEFQNFATESFANILSEARKYRLNLILANQYIEQVEDKVKNAIFGNCGTIISFRVGAEDAERLEKELGTFVEDDFCNLPKYHVYLRLMIDGIAGNAFSAITLPPDSLRDTEKNAATIIRVSRERYATKRSILEEKIRKCNL
- a CDS encoding DUF932 domain-containing protein; its protein translation is MSLLVHRGGQIVTRDDLALVPVPEATDSYIPVPHNNLADTLSTIGRDILKGFTLSNEQYALARDGQQMFGVLAFRNDHTELGLSIGFRNSYDKSMAIGIAIGAQVFVCDNLALTGDITIMRKHTANVWQGLEDAAISTLYRSQQNFRKIVEDSETMKGRMIDNTEAFKMIGLMFGHGILTPRQLPVVKKEWLTPSYDDFRPRTMWSFYNACTEALKSCPPIVIMEKHISLHAAITEN
- the radC gene encoding DNA repair protein RadC, with amino-acid sequence MPKVLLENSRTTHFKVIKAVYEKLTIQEGTEQYVSKIISDAQTVFSLFSFLQQETKEHFIALHLDVKNRILCIDRVSAGTMTGSLIHPREVFKTALLSSAASLLLIHNHPSGDPTPSRDDISITENLKGAGEIIGIAVLDHVIIGDGYVSLKEKGYL
- a CDS encoding DUF2130 domain-containing protein translates to MEQTILCPHCNKEIPLTETLSHQIREGLQKEFEIEARERELAITKREKQVAGQLREIEVARNTVAQQVAEQLKIEETKLRQTAKAEAESAMKLELKDLQGQIASKDQRLKESQNNELELRKKARELDDRQKSLELEVARKIDEEREKIRDKAVEQFTENHRMKDLEKDKQLDDMRKTIDDLKRKAEQGSMQTQGEVLELDIEVLLKTCFPFDCVEPVSKGMRGADILQRVISSAGQNCGTIIWETKRTKAWSDGWIEKLKNDQREVRAEIAVIVTEALPKGMHTFGEVEGIWVTTPAIATHVAALLRSTLIQVNQATLSITNKDEKMELLYNYLSGPSFRHKVEAIVEAFVTIKADLDKEKRATTKMWAKRERQIEKVIMSTSGMYGDMQGIIGSSLPEIKMLDLEASSEDVDAGDEEII
- a CDS encoding sigma 54-interacting transcriptional regulator, with the translated sequence MINKVLFAWIGKTDLRASLGELGDGLGPIGQAVSKRSFSCIALISNYKKEEEKHFIDWLKTKTSALVLRHHVELSSPTDFKEIYESATNTINEVKMRLGSKEMQPTYHLSPGTPAMAAVWILLSKTSHPAELIESSQEKGVKTVSLPFEISADYVPDILKPADDEILKLTQGLPPESPEFGAIIHRCKEMKRVIAQARRLAVHDVPVLIQGESGTGKELFARAIHTTSPRMANPFVAVNCGSIPPELVESEFFGHTKGGFTGAISDRKGYFSAADGGTLFLDEIGELPLPAQVKLLRAIQEGMITKVGSSKTESINVRIIAATNRNLIEEVASGRFREDLFHRIAVGVLYLPPLRDRHGDLNPAIEHILESINRKFEDRPGWKHKNISAGARNLMHQHPWPGNVRELYNTLSRAAILIAGETIETDDIREALFPVSSSQNNQEKMLNRNLGNGFSLPDMLSDVARHYLKRAVVESKGNKTKIASLLGLSNYQTASNWLKKYGIEE